From Ancylobacter pratisalsi, one genomic window encodes:
- a CDS encoding extracellular solute-binding protein, translating to MTRFSRRDLMKASAFVLAAPAVLRAHDALASSGSVDVYAWGDYFDKNTLLADFTNATGVKVNLSTYGSNEEAENKLRAAGGKGFDLLFPSVDTGPNYYKDNLLQPIDESKFKADQVIASIYRNSLTLGAAHRGKRYLVPFDWGTEGVTWDSTKFPGKKSGEISYGDMWLPGNPKQTAIRQKSVFNGVALYLDANGTVPSNRGLDLYKSEAESRRVFEGVLKFIVEHKADIGAFWNNATEATAAFTDAGCTIGQTWDTTGILLHRNVDKKWSYGMPKEGGLAWTDTLAIPSGAANVEQAYALANFLYQPEVGARFSNTTGYNSCAKGASQFLSDDARAAFEAAYPGDTIDNLFWWPMQTDFYAKLRGEYVEKLTNA from the coding sequence ATGACACGTTTTTCCCGTCGCGACCTGATGAAGGCCAGCGCCTTCGTGCTGGCGGCTCCGGCTGTGCTGCGCGCCCATGACGCGCTCGCCAGCTCCGGCTCGGTCGATGTCTATGCGTGGGGTGATTATTTCGACAAGAACACGCTCCTCGCCGACTTCACCAACGCCACCGGCGTCAAGGTGAACCTGTCGACCTACGGGTCGAACGAGGAAGCCGAGAACAAGCTCCGCGCCGCCGGCGGCAAGGGCTTCGACCTGCTGTTCCCCTCGGTCGATACCGGCCCGAACTACTACAAGGACAACCTGCTTCAGCCGATCGACGAGTCGAAGTTCAAGGCCGATCAGGTCATCGCCTCGATCTACCGCAACTCGCTGACCCTCGGCGCCGCCCATCGCGGCAAGCGCTATCTGGTTCCCTTCGACTGGGGCACCGAGGGCGTGACCTGGGATTCGACCAAGTTCCCCGGCAAAAAGTCCGGCGAAATCTCCTATGGCGACATGTGGCTGCCGGGTAACCCGAAACAGACCGCCATCCGCCAGAAGTCGGTCTTCAACGGCGTCGCGCTCTATCTCGACGCCAATGGCACGGTGCCCTCCAACCGTGGCCTTGACCTCTACAAGTCGGAAGCCGAGAGCCGCCGCGTCTTCGAGGGCGTGCTGAAGTTCATCGTCGAGCACAAGGCCGACATCGGCGCGTTCTGGAACAACGCCACCGAGGCGACCGCCGCGTTCACCGACGCGGGCTGCACCATCGGCCAGACCTGGGACACCACCGGCATTCTTCTCCACCGCAACGTGGACAAGAAGTGGAGCTACGGCATGCCCAAGGAAGGCGGCCTGGCCTGGACCGACACTCTCGCCATCCCGTCGGGTGCGGCCAATGTCGAGCAGGCCTATGCGCTGGCGAACTTCCTCTACCAGCCCGAGGTCGGTGCCCGTTTCTCCAACACCACCGGCTACAACTCCTGCGCCAAGGGCGCGTCGCAGTTCCTCTCCGACGACGCCCGCGCCGCCTTCGAGGCCGCCTATCCGGGCGACACCATCGACAACCTGTTCTGGTGGCCGATGCAGACGGACTTCTACGCCAAGCTGCGCGGCGAGTACGTCGAGAAGCTCACCAACGCCTGA